A single Mus caroli chromosome 15, CAROLI_EIJ_v1.1, whole genome shotgun sequence DNA region contains:
- the LOC110311059 gene encoding olfactory receptor 8S1-like: protein MRNFSVVSEFILLGLSDDAQVQAVLFVAFLVIYVLTLTGNSMILLVIRVDAHLRSPMYFFLGHLSFLDLLYSSVSTPKMLENLVSETKTIPVKGCLAQAFFVFAIGGTEALLLAVMAYDRYAAICHPLLYGQMMSDRFCQVLVWGSWILAILNSLINTLLAVSLDFCHYGTIHNYNCEFPSLFPLSCSDISTNATALVCTFVIHASGTFLLVVCSYGYIFSTVLNMSSTRGRSKAFSTCSSHLTIVILYFGSACLRYVMPTSGSSMETFFSLQYSIITPLLNPFIYSLKNKEVKTAMRKLLARFCQHIGEVDQRQRVKS from the coding sequence ATGAGGAACTTCAGTGTCGTCTCTGAGTTCATCCTCCTTGGTCTGTCTGATGATGCACAGGTCCAGGCTGTACTCTTTGTGGCTTTCCTTGTGATCTATGTCCTGACCCTGACAGGGAACTCCATGATTCTGTTAGTGATAAGGGTGGATGCTCACCTCCGCTctcccatgtacttttttctgGGTCACCTCTCCTTCCTGGATCTTTTGTATTCATCAGTCTCTACACCCAAGATGCTGGAGAATCTGGTGTCTGAGACAAAAACCATCCCTGTGAAGGGTTGCCTGGCCCAGGCCTTCTTTGTGTTTGCCATTGGGGGTACTGAGGCTTTGCTCCTTGCTgtcatggcctatgaccgctatgcaGCCATTTGCCACCCTCTACTCTATGGCCAGATGATGAGCGACCGGTTCTGCCAGGTGCTAGTGTGGGGATCCTGGATCCTGGCCATCCTGAACTCACTCATTAATACCCTCCTAGCTGTGAGTTTGGACTTTTGTCACTATGGAACCATACATAACTACAACTGCgagtttccttccctcttccctctctcctgctctgacATCTCCACTAACGCAACTGCCTTGGTCTGTACTTTTGTCATACACGCCTCTGGAACCTTCCTTCTCGTGGTATGTTCTTATGGCTACATTTTCTCCACTGTCCTGAATATGAGCTCCACCAGGGGCAGGAGCAAGGCTTTTTCCACCtgctcctcccacctcaccatagtGATATTGTACTTTGGTTCGGCCTGCCTGCGCTACGTCATGCCCACCTCAGGTTCTTCCATGgaaactttcttctctctgcagtACAGCATCATCACCCCCTTGCTGAATCCCTTCATCTACAGTCTGAAGAACAAGGAGGTAAAGACGGCCATGAGAAAGCTGCTGGCAAGATTCTGCCAGCATATTGGGGAAGTTGATCAGAGACAAAGGGTGAAATCTTGA